One Pirellulaceae bacterium genomic window, GCCAATCAGCAGGAGACTATTTGGCTCCGGCACGAGCTGAGCAGCCGGTCGAACTCCCACTTCGAAGCCACCATCCTGGAACGCGACAACAAAGTCACTACTGTTGAATTCAGCGTCGCCATTCCAGTCGCCCTCGGCCCATCCTGAATTCTCGTCTTCAAGGTCTTCATATTCACCCACCTGAAACACGATGACAAAATCACTTGAATTGAATTCGCCATTGAGGTCGGCATCGCCCAGCCAAGTGTTTTTGATATCGCTTATCATAAAGCGATGGTCGGCCGTGTTAACAGAACCGTCCGAGTTGAGATCAAACCTGGGAGAACTTTCCCCACCGCGAATAGCCGCCGCCAACAAATCAATATCAGTAGCGTCAACTACACCGTCACCATTAAGATCGCCCGAATTTGGATTCAGCAGAGCAGCAACACCATTTTCAGCAATTTTCTTAATCGCACCGGAATCTAGTGCCTCATCCCAAAGCGCAACGTCATCAATAAAACCATCGAAACCTTCGACATGGTTGTGACGATTACCGATGTGCATGTAGCCGGATGGCGCAACAAACCATCCCTCATTAGATTCCCAACTGAGCTCTCCGTCCACATAGATTGACATCATCTCTTCTTCGACATCTGCGACATACGCCACGTGCTGCCATTCGTCGATTGCTGCAATCTCATCTCCCCACTGCCAACCACCGCCGGCCCTTGCGTAATAGGAATATTCACCCTGTCCGCCGAAGGGCCCATGTACGTTAAGGGCTGTCTCGAAGGTGTCACCTTCACGACTGGTAAGCCGCTCCATGGCGCCTTCTTGTCCCCGATCATAAATAAACATGGAGAGCGTGAATTCTTCCGAATCCAGGTCACCGTTCTCGTTTTCGATGAAGACATGATCCGTATCGAATTCAAACTCAAGAGACTTGCCAAATCCTATCGACTCTGGCACGTTGCTCGAATAGACAGCATCGATTAATTCACCATCGTTTCCGAATTCAGATTGATCGTCTACATTGTCGTCAAAGTTCCAATAGCCGACTAAATCAGCCCGGAGAGACGCTGAACAAACCACTAAGATAAATCCCGCAAGAGCACCCTTGAACGTATTCCGTAGTAGAAATGACATGGTTATGTCTCCATATTTACTTGATTCGCAACCGCATCCACCGTGACAAAGACCAGGCCGACACTCGCGTTAAACGTCGAAAACATTTGATTGGTCGCAATTATGATGGATCCCATCCAAAGATCAAGGATTTCCAGCCCGTCATTCATGACCTTGAGCGGATTTCCAGAAAAAGGCCGCTGCCACGCCTCACGCCGGCGCTAGCCGTGCTCTTTTTCCTGAACAGCGGCGTCAACGCCGACGAAGTAACGAGCGGTAACGCGCCACGCAGCTCGAATAGCTTTCACCACGCAAAAGATAAGATTAAACGGCAGAATGCCCCTTTACGGCACCCACAAGGCGAAAATCGATCAGCGATCGCCTGCCGATACACTTTCGTGACAAACCTTAAATCGCATGCAGGACCATGAAACCCGGCAAACTGAACGCCGTGGTGGTGGTCACGACCACATGCACCCTATACATCAGAGCGGCAATCTCTGAGCTCAGTTGCTTCGTCGGCCCCGTCCATAAAGCGATTGCCAAATCCACTCGCCACTGCGATAAACACCGCGCGACGGGCGGAGGTTTCCAAATACTAGATTCGGTTCACTGCGAGCTTTCATTCGCAACACCATAGAATTGACGAATCTCGTTCAGAACGTCATTTCGCCCATCCCATTTCTTGTAGATCAATCGCCCCACCAATTCATATTCCCGCCCAGCCACCGGTTGGGGGATAATCAATTGAACATCCCATGCTGGATTTGTATCGTCACCCTTGGAACTGGTACCACCACCGGAGGGCGAATGGGTGAAACGCAAATTAGGATTGGGGCGAAACAGATAGATCAGGACCATATCCCGAAACCGCCCATAGAAACAAGGTACCGCATAGCGTAGCGGGGACACGCTGGCAAACAGGGTATCGCGTTCTTCAAAATCAAGCACAGTAGAATTCTTTTCACTACAGACCGTGCTATCTCGATTGTGCTGTTGCGTACACAACTGTCGCCATAACGGTTTCACAAGCGTTGATTCCCCATCGATAAAATACATACTCTTGTTAAGTGGACCATTGATATAGGACGCCCAAAACACCCCCAAGAATCCGCCTACATAATCGCTTCGATGCGGAACACAACGGAAAGAGAAATCGATAGCGTTCGGCTCCCTCACCGTAAATCGACTCCAGCTTTCCACCTGAAATACCGGGGTAGGCCGCTGATAGAGTTCAACGGCCGCTTCACTGATTTGCTTGAGTGCCATTGGGGCGTAGCGAGGCTCGAAAAAGACTTCACGTTCTTCACGCCGTCGAGAGTCAAAGTAATGCTCAAGGTTCATGCCCGCATACGCGGGTACGAACGGATTGTCGGGCTCAGCCGTCGACGCCAGAGAAAAGATCCCATTGTAACCAGGTCGGTGGCTCACTCCATTTAGCTCTAGCGATCGATTCGTCCCCACAATCACTTTCAACTGTGCGGTCTCCAAGGTCGCCACGTCTTGGTCTCTGGCCGCCCCCCTTGGATCAACATTTTGCAAAAAACGAATCAGACGTTCAGGCATTTCACGTGACCGCCATTGCAAAAAATCAGCCTCACTTTGATCACGAGCGCGTTCATTTTTCGCGCGGGTTGGTGGCACCACAATCTCACCAAAGGTAATCGCCTCGCGTTTACGCTCCACAGCGACAATGCTTTCCTGACTCACGATCAGTGATACGCCAACGTTAGCCTCCACAATCGGAATCTTGTTTTCAGTCGAACGGTCAAGCACCGCCAGATCTTGTTGATTCGATGTTGACCCATATGCGGGGATCACGAGAAATTGCGCACCGTCCAAGGCCGGAATTTTGGCAAGCAGAGGATTCCAACGATCATTACAAATCAGAATTCCACAACGACCGTAGGGCGTATCGAAGGCGCGACTCCGCTTCCCTAATCGATTAAACCACCAACTGGGATCGTATCCTTCGTGAAACTGCATCTTCTGATATTTGCCGCAGATTTCACCGCTGTTATCAATAAAGACTGCCGTGTTGAAGACATCCTCATTAAGCTGCTCGGCAAATCCAAATACCAGGCAGAGATTTAGCTCGCGAGCCAGTGATTGGAATCGCCGAATCACAGGCGAATCGATCGCCACAGCAACATCCCTCATCTTCGATGCTGCCATCTCTTTTGCGATGATTTCGTTAACAATATATCCATCAAGACTACCTTCCGGTGCAACAGCGATTTTGGCCCCGCCGTTGGCTGCCTTGCGAAACCACGCCTCGAGCTGATCGGCATTACCCGCCAAATCCAGTTTCACGGGTTCAAAAGATATCGAAGCAACTCGCAGCGTTCTGGGGAGCTCTTCACAGCGAGACAACGAAGCAGGAAAAAACAGCAAGAGAACAACAAGTGTGCATAAACGCATCTTCGATCTTTCACGAAAAAGGGATGACCCTGCGACGTGGGTTCGGTATCCAATCAAGTTCAGATCAGCAAGAACCCAAATACGCACCTCGTTTTCCAAAGCGGTCGAGCGGCGAAAACCAGCGATTCGCCTACCCTCAAACATCCGGTAATCCCCAAGGTTCACGCCGCTCATAATCCAGCCAGGTGTTGGCTTCTTGATCCTCGCCACAGTTCCAATTTTTCGGATCCCATTGGAAACTTCGACCGTACCAATACGCCAAATTCCCCAAGTGGCAGATTGCCGCACTGCGAGCTCCAATCTCAACGTCAGCGACAGGGCGACGTCGATCTCGAATCGCATTTAACCAATCACGGTGATGGCCAGGCGATTGATACAAATGCACTTCCTTTTCAGCGAGCGGCTCTCGCGTGGCATCTTTTGGATCAGAGCTAAGATGCCCACGATCAACGCGCAAAACCCCCTCTGTGCCATGAAAGGTAATCCCACTCGGCCCACCGTGTATCATCTCGATCCCGTTTTCATAAACAAAACGAACCCCTGTCCCTGTAGACGGATCATCGGGAGGAATAATTTCCACCGGCCCCGATTGATCCATCCCCAAAGCCCACTGGGCGATGTCATAGTGATGAGCACCAATATCCGTGTGCCCCCCCCCGGAGTATTCGCGATACTGACGCCACTGTCCCCATGGCTTTGAAATTCCACCTCGAGCGCTTAACGCCGAATGATAAGCTCGCTTGGGAGCCGGCCCCAGCCACAAATCCCAATCCAAACCAGGTTCCAATTCCTCGGCGGGCAGATCACACCATCGGCTCGGGCCCCCAACACCGACCGTCACTTTCTGAACCTTTCCGATCCGACCGCTCCGTACGAACTCACAGGCCTGCCGAAATGGACCGAAAACATTACTTCGTTGCTGACTGCCCGTTTGCAAAACTCTTTCATGTTTTCGCACCGCGTCGATACATCGCTTTGCTTCCAGCAACGTGAGCGTGAGAGGTTTCTCGCAATAGACATCTTTCCCCGCCTGACACGCCTCAATAATCGGAATTGCATGCCAGTGATCCGGTGTGGCAATCAACACCGCATCGATATCGTCCCGCGCAATAACATCTCGAAAATCATTATAGGTTTTAAAGCCAGCATCGTGGGCACCATCCCCGTACTTTGCCAAGACTCGTTGCTTAGCCAATTGCCGCCGATTGGAATCCACATCACAAACTGCTGCAATTTGCACATCGCCAAACCCCAACAACGTATTCAGATGGTAACCGCTACACATCTTTCCTGTACCAATGATTCCCACAGAAAGACGCTCACTGGCCGCCGCGCGACCCGGCGCATTACCCAGTGCACTCGCAGGTACAATCATCGGCGCGGCGAACAGGGCTGAGTGCTTTAAAAATGACCGGCGACTTGTCTTGAGGCGATTTTTCATAAGACCATCTCAATTGGAAATGACGGGACTCGAAATCGTGAAGAGCACATTTTACTCAAATCATCACAGCACCTATGATCACCTTCCACCTGCGCTGATGCAACCACGATTCAATGAGGTACCCGCAGGAATTCTTCAGCTCAGATCTTCGCCCGATGCAACGCCGTCTCCCAAAATTCCTCCATCGCAAGCAAGCAAACGGTGTTTCGCTTTGTCCCCAAGAAATGGAACACGAGAGATCGCGATTGTCGCTTGCAGACAAATCCGATGCAAAATCGGCATGGCGACCCTGCTCAGGAGAGCAGCAAGGCCGACCGCTCAATAAGCTGGCTGGCGATCCGACGCGGAGGCGTTAAAAAATCAAATGTTGCCGCGTAAATTCACCTACGTAGCTTTACTGCGACACAATGCTACCATTGCTCCAATCACGACAGAATCGGTATCGCGTGGGGTGGATGCCGCAATACTTACTTTTTAGCTCCTTCTTTCCGCGAAACGATCCACAACCCTATAAATACAGTCAGCATGCACTTGCGGGGTAACCGATTAATGGTTCTACCGGAAGTGTTGGACATATTCCGCTCGAAAGCCCGGTTGATGACAAAACAGCAGGGATCTGCGACACCGTTCCTGGTCGCGTCCATCAATCTTGCGAATCGTTTCTGGCAGGAGAAAACCAATGAAAAAGGTCGTGATCATCGGCGGCGGTATGGGTGGCCTAACGTTAGCCATTGCCCTCAAGAAAAAAGGAATCACAGTTACCGTTCATGAAAAATACGATCACTACCAAAGCCAACGCACAGGGTTTCTGATCTGGAATTACGCGATCAAGATCCTGCAAGAGCTTGAAGTGCCTATCGATGAGGCAGGTGCGCCGCTAGAAATATTTGAAGTACACGGACGCGAAGGGCAGGTTATCTGCGAAATGCCTATCGGGGCGATCTCCCGCGAAAATGGCGCTGACAGCTATGAAATGAACCGATTGCGACTGACCCAAATCATGTCGGCAATGGTCGGCGATGATTTAAAACGAGGCCATGAATGCATTTCCGCGACAACATCCGGCGACAAGGCAATCGCAACGTTTGCGGATGGAAGCACCGATGAAGGCGATATCTTGATTGGATGCGATGGGGCCCACAGCGTCGTACGAAATTCAATCCACGATGGAGTCGAACTCAATATGATGAATTCCGGCGGATGGATCGCGGTTATCGACCAACACCCTCCAGCGCTTCAGGAAAATCGACATATGGACTTCTGGCAACCGGGCACCAAAGCCGGTGTGGCAGATCTCGGCCATGGTGAAGCCCGCTGGTACGTTGCGTTTAGCGATTACATTCCCGACGACAAGGCGCCCAAAAAAGATCAGATCACCAAAGGGATGAAGCAGGTCCCAGAAGTAATCCGCCAGTGCATGGAGATCACCGACGAGCGTCAAATGGTCCTTACCAAAGCCGGCGATCTGCTTGCGCTTGCCCCCTGGTACAAAGACCGCATCCTCATGATCGGTGATGCCGCACACGCAACCAGTCCTTATGCGGGCATGGGAGCTTGTGCTGCCATCGCCGATGCTCACTTGCTGGCCCAATTACTTGGTTCAGACACTCCGATCCAAGACACATTTCAACAATTCCAGGATACTCGCAAACCGATCGCGGATGCGATCATTGAGGAGTCGCGCCACGGACTCGACATGTCAACCTGCCGATCAAGATTACGAAACTGGATTCGTGACTGGGGACTCAGCCATATCCCAGAGAAACAGCTACATCAAGTCGTCGCCGACATGGTTACGGGCCACTAAACGATCCACGAACTCAGTGGCCGGCCCAAAGCGCCCAGAGACATACCCTGGAGCACCAGATATCTCGTCGGTGCAACTTTTCATTCGCCTGTTCCTCCAACCCGCGTCGGGATCTTCTACCGACAAAGTCGAATCCTACAACTTGCTTTCGCGCAAAAGTGGGTGATGCCAGCAACGAAATCCGCCGCCTTGCCAGGACATCGCATCGATCGGCGTGGTGATGACTTCGACACCTTCGGAGCGAAGTTCCTTGGCAAGTTCAGGCATATCTGCCCCGACAACCATCGTCTTCTCATCGAGCACGAGACCGTTGCAACCCAGTTTTTCTTCTGCGTCAGCAGCAGAAACATCGATTAGCTTCCAGCCCGACAGAAATTCCGGTATCCCGTCGACAAATGCGTCCCGACAAATGACAGCCAAACCTGGCCGTGGCGTGGCAAGTACGCAATCGAGATGCAGGAAATGACTACTGATGGGCACTTCATGAACTCGGTAATCGCTCCCCAAGAAATTCTGCAACCATTTCATCCCGGCCCGATTCGACGCATTCCCGGAGTGCCCCACATAGATATCATGACCCAACAGAAAGACATCGCCCCCCTCCAAAAATGGACCTGGACCATATCCACCGTTGTTGTCAGCAGGGAAAGGCTGTGGCTGTGGCATCGATAGCATCATCGCATCACTGTTACTAATCCGCTCACCCACAGTGCGCCGCACCGCGAAGCGTTCCTTCCGTCGATTGGGTTCATACATCGCCGTTTCGATAAAATTGGAACCGATGACCAGCATGGGATCGCGTGGAAAGGTCTGAAATACAGCATCATTGAGCCGCGCCAAGAACGCCTCTTCCGACGGAAGAAACTTCTTCACTTGATGCACGACAATGCCGCGATCTTTCAAAATCTTAATGATCGCATTGATCTGGGCGATGAACTTTTCATTTAACTCCGGATCAATTTGCTCGAGGCTTTTACCAGCGTGTTTTTCCAAAAACTCAATCGACGACTGCGGAAGAAACTTTTTGGGTGCTTCCGCTAGTTTCGTCGGCAAACGGACATTGGGAAATCCAACCACGACTTCCTTGAGTGCACCCCATTCGTGATTCACCCTAATTGATTTTTTGGACACAGGTTGCCCCTGCTGAGCAAATGCTGAAGAAACACCTCCGCCTAACGTCGCACCAACAGCGACCGCCGACGAGGCTTGAAGAAAACTACGACGCGACGAGATCATTTTGTTCATTTTTTATTCAATTTACAAATCAGAGCTTCATTTTCCAGGGAAGCAGTCCCTACTCACCGTTATCTACTGTGATTATTCCATAACGACTGCAACACAGCCCTACTATTTTCACTATCAGAAAGACTTAGAGACCGAAACGCCCATTGCGATCCATTTCCGTTTTCTCAGATTCGAAAACTTTTGGCCAAGTCGCTCCACCGTTATCAAGATCCACACCCCGATTATCCTCAAAAAACTTCCACCCCAGAAACCTCATCGCCCCAAACGATCATTGCCACGATAAACATGCTTTACAAGCTTTCAGTCTTTTGACAGCAAGATTCAATTCAAGTGAGCCGCACGTTTCCACCATTGCGACCAAGGGCTCTATTTCCGAGGCCGAAAAATCCGCTGCCTCGGAAGGCCTGCGAAATTTGGGGCATTTTTTATTGCGCCACCCTTGACGACAGCCCCGCGACTGCGGAATGGGTAACTAATGAATTAGTACAGATCGCCATGACGGCTTGGTGGAGCAGTCGCACTGCTCGCTCCCACGGCATGACCGCCTTGACCGGCAACTTGCGACGAGATCGCATCCGATTGTGAGACGCCAAACCCGCGCTGGACATCCTCGAGAATCAAATACAGGGACGGAATCAACAGCAGAATAATGGCCGTTGCAAATACGATTCCAAATCCGAGTGAGATGGCCATCGGAATAATGTACTGAGCTTGCAACGAGTCTTCAAAAATAATCGGCATCAATCCACCAAAGGTCGTCATAGTCGTCAGCATGATAGGACGAAATCTCCCAACTCCTGCTTGCGAGATGGCCTCGAACGCCGACTGATCCTTGCGGTAGCGATTCGCATAGTCGATCATGATCAAGGCGTCGTTGATCACCACTCCGGAGAGCGCAATGATACCCATCACGCTCACGATCGACAGGTCATAGCCAAGCAGGATATGGCCCAAAACGGCGCCAACAATGCCGAAAGGGATGGCAGTCAGCACAATGATCGGTTGAATATAGTTCCGGAAGGCGATGGCCAACAACGAATAAATAACAGCCATCGCGAGGGCAAAGTATCCCCACATCGATGACATCGCATTACGTCTTTCGGCGTTGCTTCCCTCGAATGTCCAGGTGACTCCTGGAAAGTCATCCCGCAACAGGGGCAGCTCTCTGTTTTCCAACGCATCCACAACCTGATTGATTGCGCGTTTGGGTTCGATATCCATGGAAACGCTAATCGACCTGCGCCCATCTCGCCGGTTAATGGCAGTGAATGCGACGTCTTTTTTTACGTCAGCCACATCTAAAAGCGGAACCTCCGTTCCGCCAGGAGTGCGAACGACCAGGTCTTCCAGGTGATGAATATCTTCTCGCTGTTCTTCAGGCAGCTTGACTCGAACCTCATTTTCGTTGGTTCCTCGCAGCAGCCGCAGCGCTAGTGAACCGAAAAACGCACCCCGCAGTTGCTCGCCCAGCCCTTCGTCCGTCAAGCCCAAAGCGCGTCCTTCCGGACGCAGACTAAAATCGTATTGGGCCTTACCTTTCCGGTAGTTGTCACTCACGTCGCTAACGTTGGCAAACCGTTTGGCTTTTTCGAGAAATACCATCGCAGCCTTTTCGAGAACTTCGATATCGCTATGACTGAGAGAAACAGTGATATCTCGTCGATAACCGCCAGGGCCTCGTTCGGCTTCAAA contains:
- a CDS encoding dockerin type I domain-containing protein, with product MSFLLRNTFKGALAGFILVVCSASLRADLVGYWNFDDNVDDQSEFGNDGELIDAVYSSNVPESIGFGKSLEFEFDTDHVFIENENGDLDSEEFTLSMFIYDRGQEGAMERLTSREGDTFETALNVHGPFGGQGEYSYYARAGGGWQWGDEIAAIDEWQHVAYVADVEEEMMSIYVDGELSWESNEGWFVAPSGYMHIGNRHNHVEGFDGFIDDVALWDEALDSGAIKKIAENGVAALLNPNSGDLNGDGVVDATDIDLLAAAIRGGESSPRFDLNSDGSVNTADHRFMISDIKNTWLGDADLNGEFNSSDFVIVFQVGEYEDLEDENSGWAEGDWNGDAEFNSSDFVVAFQDGGFEVGVRPAAQLVPEPNSLLLIGIGMVWLGAIFRRRS
- a CDS encoding carbon-nitrogen hydrolase family protein, which translates into the protein MRLCTLVVLLLFFPASLSRCEELPRTLRVASISFEPVKLDLAGNADQLEAWFRKAANGGAKIAVAPEGSLDGYIVNEIIAKEMAASKMRDVAVAIDSPVIRRFQSLARELNLCLVFGFAEQLNEDVFNTAVFIDNSGEICGKYQKMQFHEGYDPSWWFNRLGKRSRAFDTPYGRCGILICNDRWNPLLAKIPALDGAQFLVIPAYGSTSNQQDLAVLDRSTENKIPIVEANVGVSLIVSQESIVAVERKREAITFGEIVVPPTRAKNERARDQSEADFLQWRSREMPERLIRFLQNVDPRGAARDQDVATLETAQLKVIVGTNRSLELNGVSHRPGYNGIFSLASTAEPDNPFVPAYAGMNLEHYFDSRRREEREVFFEPRYAPMALKQISEAAVELYQRPTPVFQVESWSRFTVREPNAIDFSFRCVPHRSDYVGGFLGVFWASYINGPLNKSMYFIDGESTLVKPLWRQLCTQQHNRDSTVCSEKNSTVLDFEERDTLFASVSPLRYAVPCFYGRFRDMVLIYLFRPNPNLRFTHSPSGGGTSSKGDDTNPAWDVQLIIPQPVAGREYELVGRLIYKKWDGRNDVLNEIRQFYGVANESSQ
- a CDS encoding Gfo/Idh/MocA family oxidoreductase; this translates as MKNRLKTSRRSFLKHSALFAAPMIVPASALGNAPGRAAASERLSVGIIGTGKMCSGYHLNTLLGFGDVQIAAVCDVDSNRRQLAKQRVLAKYGDGAHDAGFKTYNDFRDVIARDDIDAVLIATPDHWHAIPIIEACQAGKDVYCEKPLTLTLLEAKRCIDAVRKHERVLQTGSQQRSNVFGPFRQACEFVRSGRIGKVQKVTVGVGGPSRWCDLPAEELEPGLDWDLWLGPAPKRAYHSALSARGGISKPWGQWRQYREYSGGGHTDIGAHHYDIAQWALGMDQSGPVEIIPPDDPSTGTGVRFVYENGIEMIHGGPSGITFHGTEGVLRVDRGHLSSDPKDATREPLAEKEVHLYQSPGHHRDWLNAIRDRRRPVADVEIGARSAAICHLGNLAYWYGRSFQWDPKNWNCGEDQEANTWLDYERREPWGLPDV
- a CDS encoding FAD-dependent monooxygenase encodes the protein MKKVVIIGGGMGGLTLAIALKKKGITVTVHEKYDHYQSQRTGFLIWNYAIKILQELEVPIDEAGAPLEIFEVHGREGQVICEMPIGAISRENGADSYEMNRLRLTQIMSAMVGDDLKRGHECISATTSGDKAIATFADGSTDEGDILIGCDGAHSVVRNSIHDGVELNMMNSGGWIAVIDQHPPALQENRHMDFWQPGTKAGVADLGHGEARWYVAFSDYIPDDKAPKKDQITKGMKQVPEVIRQCMEITDERQMVLTKAGDLLALAPWYKDRILMIGDAAHATSPYAGMGACAAIADAHLLAQLLGSDTPIQDTFQQFQDTRKPIADAIIEESRHGLDMSTCRSRLRNWIRDWGLSHIPEKQLHQVVADMVTGH
- a CDS encoding arginine deiminase-related protein, which translates into the protein MNKMISSRRSFLQASSAVAVGATLGGGVSSAFAQQGQPVSKKSIRVNHEWGALKEVVVGFPNVRLPTKLAEAPKKFLPQSSIEFLEKHAGKSLEQIDPELNEKFIAQINAIIKILKDRGIVVHQVKKFLPSEEAFLARLNDAVFQTFPRDPMLVIGSNFIETAMYEPNRRKERFAVRRTVGERISNSDAMMLSMPQPQPFPADNNGGYGPGPFLEGGDVFLLGHDIYVGHSGNASNRAGMKWLQNFLGSDYRVHEVPISSHFLHLDCVLATPRPGLAVICRDAFVDGIPEFLSGWKLIDVSAADAEEKLGCNGLVLDEKTMVVGADMPELAKELRSEGVEVITTPIDAMSWQGGGFRCWHHPLLRESKL